From Etheostoma cragini isolate CJK2018 chromosome 1, CSU_Ecrag_1.0, whole genome shotgun sequence, a single genomic window includes:
- the lingo1b gene encoding leucine-rich repeat and immunoglobulin-like domain-containing nogo receptor-interacting protein 1-B yields the protein MTVLVSSRMVSGEAGGHSYLVACWQPILILMLGTVLSGSTTGCPSRCDCNGQERSVVCHRRRLAALPEGIPTETRMLDLSKNRLKTLGNEEFINYPQLEELQLNENTISSIEPGAFTNLMNLRTLGLRNNQLKLIQLGVFTGLTNLTQLDISENKIVILLDYMFQELYNLRALEVGDNDLVFISPRSFHGLSNLESLNIEGYNLASVPTDALSHLHNLLSLRLSYLNVTAMKDYSFKRLYRLRVLEISQMPALDTMTAKCLFGLNLTSLSITNCNLTVIPYQAISHLRHLRFLNLSFNPIHTVEGNKLFNLQKLQAFYLAGGRLTTIEPYSFRGLNHLRVLNVSINRLNTLEESVFHSVGNLETLALYDNPLACDCRLLWVFRRRWRLNFNRQQPMCASPEIVQGQEFKDFPDILPSDYFICQKSKIMDYKVQESHVDEGTTVHFDCQAEGDPVPVIMWLSPKKEYITTKTVGSRLSVSNEGTLEVRYAQIQDNGTYLCIASNAAGNDTKAAHLFVHSYSPNWPHQPNKTFAFISNQPSDEGANVTRATVTFPFDVKTLIIATTMGFISFLGVVLFCLVILFLWSRGKDNTKSSIEVEYVPRKEEPEEASPTEEPIQFNMKIM from the coding sequence GTAAGCAGTAGGATGGTGTCTGGGGAGGCAGGAGGGCACAGCTACTTGGTGGCATGCTGGCAGCCCATCCTGATCCTCATGCTCGGCACCGTCCTTTCTGGCTCCACCACCGGTTGCCCCTCCCGATGTGACTGCAACGGTCAGGAGCGTTCAGTCGTGTGCCATCGACGGAGACTGGCAGCTCTTCCTGAGGGCATACCCACAGAAACAAGGATGCTGGACCTCAGCAAGAACCGTCTCAAAACTCTGGGGAACGAGGAGTTCATTAATTACCCccagctggaggagctgcaACTTAACGAAAACACAATTTCATCCATTGAGCCTGGAGCTTTTACCAATCTTATGAACCTTCGAACTCTAGGTCTGCGCAACAACCAGCTGAAGCTCATTCAGCTGGGGGTGTTCACAGGCCTGACCAACCTTACCCAGCTGGACATTAGTGAGAACAAGATTGTCATTCTGCTCGACTATATGTTCCAGGAGCTGTACAACCTGAGAGCTCTGGAGGTTGGTGACAATGACCTAGTATTCATCTCACCGCGATCGTTTCATGGCCTCAGCAACCTTGAAAGCCTCAACATCGAGGGATACAATCTTGCCTCAGTGCCCACTGATGCCCTTAGCCATTTGCATAACCTGTTGTCACTACGATTAAGCTATCTCAACGTCACTGCCATGAAGGATTACTCCTTTAAGAGGCTGTATCGGCTCAGAGTGTTGGAGATATCTCAAATGCCTGCCCTGGATACCATGACCGCAAAATGCTTGTTTGGACTCAACCTCACATCATTGTCCATCACAAATTGTAATCTTACTGTCATACCCTACCAAGCCATCAGTCACCTGAGACATCTGCGGTTTTTGAATCTGTCTTTCAATCCCATTCATACTGTGGAAGGGAACAAACTGTTCAATCTGCAGAAGCTGCAGGCTTTTTATTTGGCTGGTGGGAGATTAACTACCATTGAGCCCTACTCTTTCCGAGGACTCAACCACCTCCGTGTACTCAATGTATCCATCAACAGATTGAACACCCTAGAGGAGTCTGTTTTCCACTCAGTGGGAAACCTGGAGACTCTGGCTTTGTATGACAACCCGTTGGCCTGCGACTGTCGCTTGCTCTGGGTCTTCCGCCGGCGGTGGAGGCTCAACTTTAACAGACAGCAGCCCATGTGTGCTTCACCTGAGATTGTTCAAGGACAAGAGTTCAAGGACTTCCCAGACATTCTCCCGTCTGACTATTTTATCTGCCAGAAATCAAAGATCATGGATTACAAGGTTCAAGAAAGCCATGTAGATGAAGGAACTACAGTTCATTTTGACTGCCAGGCTGAGGGTGACCCAGTCCCTGTGATAATGTGGCTATCCCCTAAGAAAGAGTACATCACTACTAAAACTGTGGGGTCAAGGCTTTCTGTGTCTAATGAAGGCACTTTGGAGGTGCGTTACGCCCAAATCCAAGACAACGGCACCTACTTGTGCATTGCAAGCAATGCAGCAGGCAATGACACCAAAGCTGCTCACCTTTTTGTGCATAGCTATTCCCCCAATTGGCCCCACCAGCCAAACAAGACATTTGCCTTCATTTCAAACCAGCCCAGCGATGAAGGTGCTAATGTAACCCGGGCCACAGTTACATTTCCATTTGATGTAAAGACACTCATCATTGCAACCACTATGGGATTTATCTCTTTCCTCGGAGTTGTCCTTTTCTGTCTTGTAATATTATTTCTCTGGAGTCGGGGAAAAGACAATACTAAGTCAAGTATAGAGGTTGAATATGTGCCACGTAAAGAGGAACCAGAGGAGGCCAGTCCAACCGAGGAACCCATACAATTCAACATGAAAATCATGTGA